The Bacteroidales bacterium genome includes a region encoding these proteins:
- a CDS encoding Ig-like domain-containing protein: protein MKKYFLLIAVFFCIEINAIGQHATIEYPWAPFNMEEFPTASYDLLDSLEVSARVYYLRTRGYLIPPQTGYYKFYMLGSSRDWFNLSIDSMEYHKRKILFTNYFFQCNSNGDEPWPDTLPTTNHPCVNYIIDSVFLNQGLPYYFETLHKTLDNLGIHGVRWTLPGTNLLTAIKHNHLRPPIPKHLGAEPVQEIFEHEFTCDFTELKSRSRPPDQKTTLHTLSTQSQENLMDNYTTRTRGYIYPEVNGNYSFYFACDDAGQFWLSPDSTAAGAQLKSYITAPDTNWNHNVSSQYLVAQQKYFFEILQYDSTGPGYFNLGWGLQGDTLPVTVSFTYLSNSLVSVLADSVTLAGERMFLMPDQTCNAVALVHPWNAANGALQFSSTNPIVASVDGNGLVSGNSPGECMITVRLVSNPNLADTMYVNVNRLYLELFKDRMAVGFDTLRNTTAFPDERIAISELSTTEHLSTLDYFASRIRGYILTPISGNYSFFMGCDDKGQFWLSSDSTEANAQMKMATDTALSDWNLNTSTQYLAAGHKYFFELLHYDSVYTDNARIGWIFPGDSVIMVIGYPYLRSIEDNVSVTGIYLKEEAILAYPNWAITPNYYITSWNSTNQEVIWQSSNNAIATVNTNGTITTLSPGSCLIIAQLAQDTTLSDTLTLTVTDYYGPYFVKQNADLSGDGQSWDNAISLTKLLEKLNQGTLSQQINVYVAEGTYKPTTNFDRNKSFILNNVRFAGGFASSSIGTDTTNRDYINSETILSGEIGIPDNTYDNTFNVVVTRGASTIIDGVTIRDGRANSLIYGDGNWYGSNENNGGGIYVQSENAFLVNCKIINNSAINSGAGIFCGYDYTLFKGRNLTVQNCKITGNLIQQEVQNNGGTFTIVVNGYGAGLCVVQEGNCNLENCIFSDNSTPFANGKALAVRNSLVNIHNCSFFNNLGSRQDLWTEQSTLYMNNSTIVGSFILELNSTSIIRNSTIIGGGYITFDGNTLVFDNSLWTEPNLSFYEGTTNNSWQAKFSILGDSLFGANKDSIISVSIPDYTTWLDSLAYNGGSTPTMKLKNIPNNPAKSNGNPLYLDSLDQRGYVRHDSVSIGAYQWIHPTDVLITPKQVVLCPGDSIGITLAILPSHADDTSCFVTSLDESIALVSNSKIYAISPGLVDIVVHTMNGNQMDTCHVIVLGLIGTGTITGETTVYQGQESVTYTVAEIENATSYIWTLPSGATGTSSTNSIDVDFGLSAISGDITVKGTNDCGDGAVSTLAITVNAMPATQIVHIPKGWSGLSSYVDPENPDIIALLESIEDAIIILYNYEGMYFPAQNINTLQQWNAPSGYFIKTQNEIDLTFLGSVVVNKTVALEAGWNLIPVFNPCGEEVTTLFDGLDVLIIKEIAGSNLYWPQYNINTLQQLQSGKAYLVLMQSPGTITFTDCE from the coding sequence ATGAAAAAGTATTTTCTTTTAATCGCAGTATTTTTTTGCATTGAAATTAATGCAATCGGTCAGCATGCTACAATTGAATACCCATGGGCGCCTTTCAATATGGAGGAATTCCCTACAGCAAGTTATGATTTACTGGACTCCCTCGAGGTGTCAGCGCGGGTGTATTACCTGCGGACAAGGGGATACCTTATTCCCCCACAGACAGGTTACTACAAGTTTTATATGCTTGGCAGTAGTCGCGATTGGTTTAACCTGAGTATTGATTCAATGGAATATCATAAGAGAAAAATTCTTTTTACAAATTATTTTTTCCAATGCAATTCTAATGGGGATGAACCATGGCCCGATACGCTGCCAACAACCAACCATCCCTGTGTAAATTATATCATAGACAGCGTTTTCCTCAATCAAGGGCTACCCTATTATTTTGAGACTTTGCACAAGACTCTAGATAACCTTGGGATTCATGGAGTCCGGTGGACATTGCCGGGTACCAATCTTCTTACCGCCATCAAACACAATCATTTGCGGCCACCCATCCCCAAGCACCTTGGTGCAGAACCTGTACAGGAGATTTTTGAACATGAGTTTACCTGTGATTTTACTGAATTAAAGAGCCGTTCAAGGCCGCCTGACCAAAAGACTACTTTGCATACTTTATCCACACAGAGTCAGGAGAATTTGATGGACAACTATACTACTAGAACCCGTGGATACATCTATCCGGAAGTTAACGGGAACTACTCTTTTTATTTTGCCTGCGATGATGCAGGCCAGTTTTGGCTTAGCCCTGACTCAACAGCAGCGGGAGCACAGTTGAAAAGCTATATCACCGCACCGGATACAAACTGGAACCATAACGTCTCTTCTCAATATCTTGTCGCTCAACAGAAGTACTTTTTCGAGATTCTTCAATATGATAGCACTGGCCCTGGTTATTTCAACCTTGGATGGGGATTACAAGGAGATACCCTGCCCGTCACGGTCAGCTTCACTTACCTTTCAAACTCTTTGGTCAGTGTACTGGCAGATTCCGTCACACTGGCCGGGGAACGAATGTTCCTGATGCCGGACCAGACATGCAACGCTGTCGCGCTTGTCCACCCATGGAACGCGGCAAACGGGGCTCTACAGTTTTCCAGCACGAACCCGATTGTGGCTTCAGTGGATGGAAATGGTTTAGTTTCCGGTAATTCTCCTGGTGAATGCATGATCACTGTCCGGCTGGTTTCCAATCCAAATCTGGCCGATACGATGTACGTCAATGTTAACCGATTATATCTGGAATTATTCAAAGACAGGATGGCTGTGGGATTTGATACGCTGCGAAACACTACGGCGTTTCCCGATGAGCGAATTGCCATTTCTGAACTCAGTACAACCGAGCATCTTTCGACACTGGATTACTTTGCCTCCAGGATCAGGGGATATATACTGACTCCCATAAGCGGGAATTATTCCTTTTTCATGGGTTGCGACGATAAGGGGCAGTTTTGGTTAAGTTCCGATTCGACAGAGGCCAATGCGCAAATGAAAATGGCAACCGATACAGCCTTGTCGGACTGGAACCTGAATACTTCGACCCAATATCTGGCTGCCGGACATAAATATTTTTTCGAACTGCTGCATTACGATTCGGTTTACACGGATAACGCCAGGATTGGATGGATTTTCCCGGGTGATAGTGTAATCATGGTGATTGGATACCCTTACTTACGAAGTATTGAAGACAATGTATCGGTAACAGGCATTTACCTGAAAGAGGAGGCTATACTTGCCTATCCAAATTGGGCTATTACCCCTAATTATTACATAACATCCTGGAATTCAACCAATCAGGAAGTGATTTGGCAAAGCAGTAACAACGCCATTGCCACAGTAAATACAAATGGGACGATAACAACACTCAGTCCCGGAAGTTGCCTAATCATTGCACAGTTGGCACAAGATACGACCTTATCTGATACCTTAACTCTGACAGTTACGGATTACTACGGGCCTTATTTTGTAAAACAGAATGCGGATTTATCTGGTGATGGCCAATCATGGGACAATGCCATCAGCCTGACAAAATTGCTCGAGAAATTGAATCAGGGTACATTATCGCAACAAATCAATGTCTATGTTGCCGAAGGTACCTATAAGCCAACAACCAATTTTGACAGGAATAAATCTTTCATTTTAAATAATGTTAGATTCGCTGGTGGATTTGCCTCATCAAGTATAGGGACAGATACAACAAACCGTGATTATATAAATAGTGAAACTATATTAAGTGGTGAAATAGGTATACCGGACAATACTTATGATAATACCTTTAATGTTGTTGTAACAAGAGGAGCATCAACAATAATTGATGGGGTTACCATAAGAGATGGTCGAGCAAATAGTCTAATCTACGGGGATGGAAATTGGTACGGTTCAAATGAGAATAATGGCGGTGGTATCTATGTTCAATCGGAGAATGCTTTTCTTGTTAATTGCAAAATAATCAACAACTCAGCTATTAATTCAGGAGCTGGCATTTTTTGTGGATATGATTATACTTTATTTAAAGGTAGAAATCTGACTGTACAAAATTGTAAGATTACAGGCAATCTCATACAGCAAGAAGTACAAAATAATGGGGGTACGTTCACGATTGTAGTAAATGGTTATGGTGCAGGTTTATGTGTTGTTCAAGAAGGAAACTGCAATCTGGAAAATTGCATATTTAGCGATAATTCTACGCCATTTGCTAATGGAAAAGCATTGGCAGTTCGCAACAGCCTTGTAAATATTCATAATTGCAGTTTCTTCAATAATTTGGGCAGTAGACAAGATTTATGGACTGAACAGTCTACCTTATACATGAATAATTCTACTATTGTTGGTTCATTTATCTTAGAATTAAACTCAACTTCCATAATTAGAAACTCAACGATTATCGGAGGTGGGTATATTACTTTTGATGGGAATACATTAGTATTTGACAATTCTCTTTGGACTGAACCAAATTTAAGTTTTTATGAAGGAACAACAAATAATAGCTGGCAAGCAAAGTTTAGCATACTCGGCGATTCTTTATTTGGAGCCAATAAAGACAGCATCATTTCAGTCAGCATCCCTGATTATACTACCTGGCTTGATTCGCTTGCATACAATGGTGGCTCCACCCCAACAATGAAATTAAAAAATATACCTAACAACCCGGCTAAAAGCAATGGTAATCCTCTGTACCTGGATTCATTGGATCAACGGGGGTATGTTCGTCACGACAGCGTGAGTATTGGGGCTTATCAATGGATACATCCTACTGATGTCCTGATTACACCTAAGCAGGTGGTGCTCTGTCCTGGCGATTCAATCGGGATTACTTTGGCAATACTACCTTCGCACGCTGACGATACTTCTTGCTTTGTCACCAGTTTAGATGAAAGCATTGCACTTGTCAGCAATTCAAAAATTTATGCTATCAGTCCTGGCTTGGTTGATATTGTTGTGCATACAATGAATGGTAACCAAATGGATACCTGTCATGTAATTGTATTAGGGCTTATTGGAACAGGAACTATCACCGGAGAAACAACCGTTTATCAGGGGCAGGAGTCCGTTACTTATACTGTTGCTGAAATTGAAAATGCGACTTCATACATTTGGACTTTACCAAGCGGAGCGACGGGAACAAGTTCGACAAATAGTATTGATGTTGACTTTGGCCTGTCTGCCATTTCTGGCGATATTACCGTTAAGGGAACGAATGACTGCGGTGATGGTGCAGTTTCGACATTAGCAATTACTGTTAATGCAATGCCTGCTACTCAAATTGTGCATATTCCCAAAGGTTGGTCAGGGTTATCTTCTTATGTCGATCCGGAAAACCCCGATATCATAGCACTTCTCGAAAGTATTGAGGATGCGATCATTATTTTGTACAATTATGAAGGAATGTACTTTCCGGCACAAAACATCAATACGCTTCAGCAATGGAATGCCCCAAGTGGATATTTTATTAAAACCCAAAATGAAATCGACTTAACTTTTCTGGGGTCAGTGGTTGTAAACAAAACAGTGGCATTGGAAGCTGGATGGAATCTTATCCCGGTTTTCAATCCCTGCGGAGAAGAAGTGACCACTTTGTTTGATGGTTTGGATGTTTTAATCATCAAAGAAATTGCAGGCTCGAATCTTTACTGGCCTCAATACAACATCAATACCCTTCAGCAGCTCCAAAGCGGCAAAGCATACCTGGTGTTGATGCAAAGCCCCGGAACAATCACTTTTACTGACTGCGAATAA
- a CDS encoding restriction endonuclease has translation MGIEKFLKSGKIILNNLENKIEIINKPETINFCEISPSEWGQVYEKFVGQHLEEEGYKVQYDGLNLGFLDGGIDLIAENENHINFIQCKFFKNKIGKSQIDWILYKASNKLLKQYKSSDKKLIFTLVVNDVESNFAKKAKTKLKLTFTESLKIKYFWLQYFLDHKHIQDKVKLEFKEINMNNNYSQHSI, from the coding sequence ATGGGAATTGAAAAATTTTTAAAATCAGGAAAGATAATTCTTAATAATCTTGAAAATAAAATTGAGATTATAAATAAACCAGAAACTATAAATTTTTGTGAAATTTCTCCAAGTGAATGGGGACAAGTTTATGAGAAATTTGTTGGACAACATTTAGAAGAAGAAGGTTATAAAGTGCAATATGATGGACTTAATCTAGGTTTTTTAGATGGAGGAATAGATTTAATTGCTGAAAATGAAAATCACATAAACTTTATTCAATGTAAATTTTTTAAAAATAAAATAGGAAAATCTCAAATAGATTGGATTCTATACAAGGCATCTAATAAACTATTAAAACAATACAAATCTTCTGACAAAAAACTAATTTTCACTCTTGTAGTAAATGATGTTGAATCAAATTTCGCTAAAAAAGCCAAAACTAAATTGAAACTTACATTTACTGAATCTTTAAAAATTAAATATTTCTGGTTACAATATTTTCTTGACCATAAACACATACAAGACAAGGTAAAATTGGAATTTAAAGAAATAAATATGAATAATAACTACAGCCAACACAGTATTTAA
- a CDS encoding site-specific integrase produces the protein MATIKIVHFSSRKYNDGTSPIYLRLTIDRKTKYYNFPDNFKCAPGQWDKRNNQFNTKFPGYNKSNKRLVKFQKQAQDIVSELNEKNDDAGFTFDEFAEEFVKQKKELYLFEYFDQVIERLEKSGKIGNMQAYQFTKSKFYKFFKGEVEMKKVSLKDLNKFKEQCSNEALKDTSISMYLRTLRALFNRARKEESLDNDPFENFIWKELNLETEKRAISKADLLKIFNYKMEPGQPGFDSRNYWLFSYFCYGMNFSDIAHLELVNIENNDDETLLTYRRLKTKKVIKLTLSNYALDILNIYQNNNFGNKYAFPILNPEIHKTPKQIKTRIQTALKVVNCEMGDIARMLGIEKHITSYVARHSFATILKKENIGTAIISEMMGHSSESDTQIYLDSFDNSTKTEAAKKLI, from the coding sequence ATGGCGACAATAAAAATTGTTCATTTTAGTAGTAGAAAATACAATGATGGAACCAGCCCGATTTATTTAAGGCTAACCATTGACAGGAAAACAAAGTATTACAATTTCCCTGATAATTTTAAATGCGCACCTGGACAATGGGATAAAAGGAATAATCAATTCAACACTAAATTTCCTGGTTACAACAAATCAAATAAACGATTGGTGAAATTCCAGAAACAAGCACAGGATATTGTTTCTGAACTGAACGAAAAAAACGATGATGCTGGATTTACATTTGATGAGTTTGCAGAGGAATTTGTAAAACAAAAGAAAGAATTATATCTGTTTGAATATTTTGATCAGGTCATTGAACGATTGGAGAAATCCGGCAAAATTGGCAATATGCAAGCCTATCAGTTCACTAAAAGCAAGTTTTACAAGTTTTTCAAAGGTGAAGTTGAAATGAAAAAAGTGAGCTTGAAAGATTTGAATAAATTTAAGGAGCAATGTTCAAATGAGGCATTAAAAGACACTTCAATAAGCATGTACTTGCGAACCCTAAGAGCATTATTTAACCGTGCAAGAAAAGAAGAATCTTTAGACAATGATCCTTTTGAAAATTTCATTTGGAAGGAGCTGAACCTGGAAACTGAAAAACGGGCAATATCCAAAGCAGACCTATTAAAAATATTTAACTATAAAATGGAGCCAGGGCAACCCGGTTTTGATAGCCGCAATTATTGGCTATTCTCATATTTTTGTTATGGAATGAATTTCAGTGATATTGCCCATCTAGAGCTTGTGAACATTGAAAATAATGACGATGAAACCCTATTAACTTATCGCAGGTTAAAAACGAAAAAAGTTATCAAGCTGACACTTTCCAATTATGCTTTAGACATTCTCAATATTTACCAAAATAACAACTTTGGCAATAAGTATGCTTTCCCAATCCTTAATCCTGAAATACACAAAACCCCAAAACAAATTAAAACAAGGATACAGACCGCGCTAAAGGTCGTTAATTGTGAAATGGGCGATATAGCAAGAATGCTGGGCATTGAAAAACATATTACTAGCTACGTAGCCCGACATAGTTTTGCTACTATCTTGAAAAAAGAAAACATAGGAACTGCAATAATTAGCGAAATGATGGGACACAGCAGCGAATCAGATACACAAATCTATCTCGACAGCTTCGATAATTCAACTAAGACCGAGGCAGCTAAAAAATTAATCTAA
- a CDS encoding toprim domain-containing protein, with protein sequence MNCQEAKKIEITVFLNAIGQQPKRKFPGHWWYLSPLPRNGKQEQNPSFVVDILNNLWYDKALDTGGDLVKLVQLMHNTNTAGALQIIGGNNLKFFSFDQQKDFSDGVDVLHVQPVQNRALIQYLDHRCIPVSIARLYLVEMYYRVRDAKYFSLAFKNDRGGYALRNLYNKIAVSPAYYTTIPGRWHDQLNLFEGFFDFLSALTYFKTDVPKLDSIILNSTVHAGEVLPLLKNYKRINLFFDNDDTGSRTAKTVKQNHSYVVNYAGKVYPEHNDFNEFLMQSQKRKS encoded by the coding sequence ATGAATTGTCAGGAAGCGAAAAAAATAGAAATAACGGTATTTTTGAATGCCATAGGGCAACAGCCGAAACGCAAATTCCCCGGCCATTGGTGGTATCTTTCACCATTGCCCCGGAACGGTAAGCAGGAACAAAACCCATCTTTCGTGGTGGACATACTCAACAACTTGTGGTATGATAAAGCACTCGACACTGGCGGCGACCTGGTGAAGCTGGTGCAACTCATGCACAACACCAATACCGCTGGAGCTTTACAGATAATTGGCGGGAACAACCTTAAGTTTTTTTCTTTCGACCAGCAAAAAGACTTTTCCGACGGTGTAGATGTTTTGCACGTGCAACCCGTTCAAAACCGGGCGTTAATACAATATCTCGACCATCGTTGTATCCCTGTTAGCATAGCCCGGCTTTACCTTGTAGAAATGTATTACAGAGTGAGAGATGCAAAATATTTCAGCCTGGCCTTTAAAAACGATCGGGGCGGGTATGCCTTAAGGAACCTTTACAACAAGATAGCAGTTTCGCCGGCATACTATACAACTATCCCGGGCCGGTGGCATGATCAGCTAAACTTGTTCGAGGGGTTTTTTGATTTTCTATCAGCACTCACATATTTTAAAACGGATGTTCCAAAACTCGATTCTATCATCTTAAACTCGACGGTACATGCAGGTGAAGTGCTGCCACTTCTGAAAAATTACAAAAGGATTAACCTCTTTTTTGACAACGACGATACCGGAAGTAGAACTGCCAAAACTGTTAAGCAGAATCATTCTTATGTAGTGAACTACGCTGGCAAAGTTTACCCAGAGCACAATGATTTTAATGAATTTTTAATGCAGTCGCAAAAACGAAAATCATAA
- a CDS encoding T9SS type A sorting domain-containing protein, producing MKKITLLLFSFILLVGTANAQTLAELLDRLAVAANNNLGQEPANLFTVDEQSMLQEYFEATYPATTFDNRATGDVYAVQIYGGCDPRGFGYFPLAGPFNMSMISSTHTVFYAGDQDGAGNLFGFAVEGFIDEVVTLVKINTETGEETTIDTLDIYAQESHMPTGMAWNYANNTMYAISSNSDQTRLYTVDLETGALTLIGETGNPKGIWLAIDNSGNAFIVDVGTDYLYSVNLETGAGTPIGPIGTNISFGQDADFDPESGILYTIGYHGGGSNRLYSVNTATGLYTSLGAVNNDCGQFGLVSIQGEPVGIVENFVQGFSFYPNPATGIVNLKSVENIGTVSIYDLLGQRVIESRVDGTDAQLDISALSKGTYILKTDVNGELRTSKLIKN from the coding sequence ATGAAGAAAATTACACTCTTATTATTCAGCTTTATCCTCTTGGTTGGCACCGCTAACGCTCAAACCCTAGCGGAGTTATTGGATCGTTTGGCTGTAGCTGCCAACAACAACTTGGGACAAGAACCGGCAAATCTTTTTACCGTCGATGAGCAGTCGATGTTGCAGGAATATTTCGAAGCTACCTATCCCGCAACTACATTTGACAATCGCGCTACTGGTGATGTTTACGCCGTGCAGATTTATGGTGGTTGCGATCCACGGGGCTTTGGATATTTTCCATTAGCCGGCCCTTTTAACATGAGTATGATTAGTTCTACCCATACCGTTTTTTATGCAGGCGATCAGGATGGGGCGGGCAATTTATTCGGATTTGCTGTCGAAGGTTTTATTGATGAAGTGGTAACGCTGGTAAAAATAAATACGGAAACCGGTGAAGAAACTACCATTGATACATTGGACATTTATGCACAGGAGAGCCACATGCCAACGGGCATGGCGTGGAACTATGCCAATAACACGATGTATGCGATAAGCTCCAACAGCGACCAAACCAGACTCTATACAGTGGATTTAGAAACGGGTGCACTTACCCTGATTGGCGAAACAGGCAATCCGAAAGGTATTTGGCTGGCAATCGACAATTCCGGCAATGCGTTTATAGTGGATGTGGGAACTGATTATCTCTACTCCGTCAATTTAGAAACCGGAGCTGGTACACCGATTGGGCCGATAGGAACAAATATTTCCTTTGGGCAGGATGCAGATTTTGATCCGGAGAGTGGAATATTATACACCATCGGTTATCATGGCGGCGGGTCAAACCGCCTCTATTCCGTCAATACTGCCACTGGTTTATACACGAGCCTGGGCGCTGTGAACAACGACTGCGGCCAATTTGGTCTGGTTTCAATTCAGGGCGAACCGGTAGGAATAGTCGAAAACTTCGTGCAAGGTTTTTCCTTTTATCCTAACCCGGCTACTGGCATCGTTAATCTGAAGTCAGTAGAAAACATCGGCACCGTCAGCATTTACGATCTTTTGGGTCAGCGGGTAATCGAAAGCCGCGTTGATGGCACCGATGCGCAATTGGATATTTCGGCGCTAAGCAAAGGAACGTACATTTTGAAAACTGATGTGAACGGCGAATTAAGAACCAGCAAGCTTATCAAAAACTAA
- a CDS encoding helix-turn-helix domain-containing protein, producing MENTEILNGLKEVKESQQKIETLLLSQKPALNLNELSDYTGFSKSFLYKQLMHNKVPGAYKPTGKSWFFDRKEIDQWLLSNKSEG from the coding sequence ATGGAAAATACTGAAATTTTAAACGGATTAAAAGAAGTAAAGGAAAGCCAGCAAAAAATCGAAACTTTGTTGTTGTCTCAAAAGCCCGCTCTTAACCTGAATGAGCTAAGTGACTACACCGGCTTTAGCAAGTCGTTTCTTTACAAGCAATTAATGCACAACAAAGTTCCAGGAGCTTACAAGCCCACTGGTAAATCCTGGTTTTTCGATCGAAAAGAGATTGATCAATGGCTTTTATCAAACAAATCGGAAGGATGA
- a CDS encoding T9SS type A sorting domain-containing protein, giving the protein MKISTINTLIAILFLMSSFVAFSQSKKQAPPSETISNENPKQASDSRSLIFSEDFSTGTFPPSGWSTVGVGQQNWAAGASNLAGGVAPEAVFTGLPGFTGNSKLVTPIIATTPDEMVILQFNHFAHDYGSGYTLLVETTGDGTNWNEVWSVDVDGSISPETVFVAIENDDLGSYSFQIAFTFSGNSSKIFSWHLDNIMLNENLAYDAEATNILVPSLAGYTDKIAPLAVLTNMGSETISFDATVEILDATSTVVYTETMTVADLPSFERKVLTFPRWTAIVGTYTVNLTTSLAGDENPDNDLATSTMEILENVIFKQPLYEEFTSSTCAPCAMQNPALDAVLAANPITHSLIKYQVNWPGVGDPYYTPECSVRTNYYGNSQAPKLYINSNSQWVAGMTQAVYDSYIGLPTTMAIDIVTAYIDPDGNVTIDANINVTENLAAGLKLHIAVVEKTTHGNVATNGETEFNNVMLKMLPNASGTTLEALTIGNTVAITESYNMSQTFMEEPADLAVIVFVQDDSNKNILQSEMMDISILTGIENPALPASAILIFPNPASNHINIHSESAIQHLFVFNQMGQTVFETQADALRLNVDISNLERGIYLFKVITEKGSSVRKVLVE; this is encoded by the coding sequence ATGAAAATATCTACCATTAACACACTCATTGCAATCCTATTCTTAATGTCCTCATTTGTTGCTTTTTCGCAAAGTAAAAAACAAGCGCCACCCAGCGAAACCATTAGCAATGAAAATCCGAAACAGGCATCGGATTCGAGAAGCTTGATTTTCTCAGAAGACTTTTCCACAGGAACGTTTCCTCCTTCGGGATGGTCAACCGTTGGTGTCGGCCAGCAAAACTGGGCTGCAGGTGCAAGCAATCTTGCCGGAGGTGTAGCTCCCGAAGCTGTTTTTACGGGGCTGCCCGGCTTCACCGGAAATTCTAAACTCGTCACGCCCATAATTGCTACAACACCCGATGAAATGGTAATATTACAATTCAACCATTTTGCGCACGACTATGGCAGCGGCTACACGCTTTTGGTCGAAACCACCGGCGATGGTACCAACTGGAATGAGGTGTGGTCGGTGGACGTCGATGGTTCCATTAGCCCCGAAACAGTTTTTGTTGCCATCGAAAATGACGATCTCGGCTCCTATAGTTTCCAGATAGCATTTACGTTCAGCGGCAATTCATCAAAGATATTCTCCTGGCATCTCGATAATATTATGCTCAACGAAAACCTTGCCTACGATGCAGAGGCTACCAACATTCTGGTTCCTTCATTGGCCGGCTACACTGACAAAATCGCGCCGCTGGCCGTGCTTACCAATATGGGTTCAGAAACAATTTCGTTTGATGCTACGGTAGAAATCCTTGACGCGACATCCACTGTAGTTTATACCGAAACTATGACCGTTGCCGACCTTCCTTCTTTTGAGCGCAAAGTGCTTACCTTTCCGCGTTGGACTGCAATAGTCGGAACCTATACCGTAAACCTGACAACTTCCCTGGCGGGTGATGAAAATCCGGATAACGACCTGGCAACGTCCACAATGGAGATACTCGAAAATGTAATTTTTAAACAGCCGCTTTACGAAGAGTTTACAAGCTCAACCTGCGCCCCATGCGCCATGCAGAATCCGGCTCTGGATGCCGTTTTGGCGGCAAATCCGATAACACATAGCCTTATAAAATACCAGGTGAACTGGCCGGGTGTCGGCGACCCTTATTATACGCCCGAATGTAGCGTCAGGACAAACTATTACGGCAACAGCCAGGCACCAAAATTATACATCAACTCAAATTCACAATGGGTGGCAGGCATGACCCAGGCCGTTTACGATTCCTACATTGGACTGCCAACCACGATGGCCATTGATATTGTAACGGCTTATATCGATCCCGACGGGAATGTTACCATCGATGCCAACATCAATGTAACCGAAAATTTAGCTGCCGGCCTGAAACTACACATTGCTGTAGTCGAAAAAACTACGCATGGCAATGTCGCCACCAATGGCGAAACGGAATTTAACAATGTGATGCTAAAGATGCTGCCCAATGCAAGCGGTACCACGCTGGAAGCCCTGACCATTGGGAATACCGTTGCAATAACTGAAAGCTACAACATGAGCCAAACCTTTATGGAAGAGCCTGCCGACCTGGCCGTAATTGTGTTTGTGCAGGACGACAGCAACAAAAACATTCTTCAAAGTGAGATGATGGATATTTCTATTCTAACAGGAATTGAAAACCCGGCACTACCGGCAAGTGCTATTCTAATCTTCCCCAATCCGGCAAGCAACCACATCAACATCCATTCGGAATCAGCCATTCAGCACCTGTTTGTCTTCAACCAAATGGGGCAGACTGTTTTTGAAACCCAAGCTGATGCACTCAGGCTTAATGTGGATATTTCCAATTTGGAGCGTGGCATTTATTTATTCAAAGTGATCACCGAAAAAGGTAGCAGTGTAAGGAAGGTGTTGGTGGAGTAG